A part of Desulfomicrobium baculatum DSM 4028 genomic DNA contains:
- a CDS encoding DMT family transporter, which produces MAMSRSAQGYSAALASAVFLSTTSIFIRHLVVNFDMPPLVLACWRNIIVVATLVPFMLLFNRKLLRIEKVQLPFLAIFGMMLAGFNGFWAISVAQNGAAVATVMVYCSVAYTAILGWKFLGESLGAFKFGAIILCLCGCALISGALNSSAWQSNLLGVVAGLLTGLCYTAYSLMGRLSSERGISPWTTLLYIFAFAGVFLFLANLTGGWLPGSAVTPKDMFWLGDSVEGWTVMILLGAIPTVGGYGFYNVSLALLDASVANIIVSLEPLFTAVLAFMLLGETLTPVQLLGSALLLSGVAAIKLADLRRPLPVPQEA; this is translated from the coding sequence ATGGCCATGTCCCGTTCCGCTCAAGGCTACAGCGCCGCCCTCGCCAGCGCCGTGTTCCTGTCCACGACTTCGATCTTCATTCGCCACTTGGTCGTCAACTTCGACATGCCGCCGCTCGTCCTGGCCTGCTGGCGCAACATCATCGTGGTCGCGACCCTTGTGCCCTTCATGCTTCTTTTCAACCGCAAACTGCTGCGCATCGAAAAGGTCCAACTCCCCTTTCTGGCCATTTTTGGAATGATGCTGGCCGGATTCAACGGGTTCTGGGCCATCTCGGTGGCGCAGAACGGAGCGGCCGTGGCCACGGTCATGGTCTACTGCTCAGTGGCCTACACCGCCATCCTGGGCTGGAAATTTTTGGGAGAGAGCCTGGGGGCGTTCAAGTTCGGAGCCATCATCCTTTGCCTGTGCGGATGCGCGCTCATTTCCGGGGCGCTGAACTCCTCGGCCTGGCAGAGCAATCTTCTGGGCGTAGTTGCGGGCCTGCTGACGGGTCTGTGCTATACGGCCTACAGCCTGATGGGCCGGTTGAGCTCGGAGCGGGGCATCTCACCCTGGACCACCCTCCTGTACATCTTCGCCTTCGCCGGGGTGTTCCTCTTCTTGGCCAATCTTACCGGAGGATGGCTTCCCGGCTCGGCCGTGACGCCCAAAGACATGTTCTGGCTCGGTGACAGCGTGGAGGGCTGGACCGTGATGATCCTGCTGGGGGCCATCCCCACCGTGGGCGGGTACGGATTCTACAATGTCAGTCTGGCCCTGCTGGATGCCAGCGTGGCCAATATCATCGTTTCCCTGGAACCGCTCTTCACCGCCGTTTTAGCCTTCATGCTCCTGGGTGAAACCCTGACCCCTGTCCAGCTCCTGGGTAGCGCGCTGCTCCTTTCGGGCGTGGCGGCCATCAAGCTGGCCGACTTGCGCCGCCCCCTGCCCGTGCCGCAGGAAGCATGA
- a CDS encoding RelA/SpoT family protein — translation MIRITDILDQASTYLSPLDVALIQKAYVFSAAAHAGQIRLSGEPYLSHPLEVSNILVDLRLDAATIVAGLLHDTVEDTEVSIPQIVELFGPEVGAIVEGVTKISKMNFESKEQAQAENIRKMILAMADDIRVILVKLADRLHNISTLEFQKEYKQRAIAQETLGIYAPLANRLGLYRIKVQLENYGLRYMKPDVYAQISEGINRYQDQGQAYIDKVSAMIQDVLAENEINGRVKGRIKHTYSIYHKMKQRGLTLDQIFDMIAFRVIVNNLRECYTVLGLVHSLWKPVPGKFKDYISMPKANMYQSLHSTVIGPEGERIEIQIRTEEMHQLAENGVAAHWSYKEHGSKKAQEADRFSWLRQILDWQGDLKDSRDFMSTLSLDLFQDEVYVFTPRGQVKELPEGGTPVDFAYLIHTEVGNHCAGAKVNGRIVPLNTPLKNGDTVEIITDASRNPSRDWLHFVKSGKARSRIKHWIGTEERTRSLSLAKELLEKEGRRMGINVAKAIKSGDFDPVVKEFSFRQLDDLFSAVGHGRITARQVLRKLLPKEEQKPEERKPSGPGAPQTKPQDPDSISIQGVDGVLIRYAQCCNPLPGDPIVGYISRGLGVTVHTQDCPNVANMEHERLLDVSWGGQEETKPLPAKIKVLCKNQRGVLGLVSGLLAKEGINIDSGKFTSAVDGMSELDFVIEVKTTTQLYAIIEKLRNLEAVQEVTRSSAG, via the coding sequence ATGATTCGCATAACCGACATTCTGGACCAGGCGTCCACATATCTCTCCCCGCTGGACGTGGCGCTTATCCAGAAGGCCTATGTATTTTCCGCCGCCGCCCATGCCGGCCAGATCCGGCTTTCCGGCGAGCCCTATCTTTCCCATCCTCTGGAAGTAAGCAATATTCTGGTGGATTTGCGACTGGACGCGGCGACCATCGTGGCCGGCTTGCTGCACGATACGGTGGAGGACACCGAGGTCTCCATCCCCCAGATCGTTGAATTGTTCGGGCCGGAGGTCGGCGCCATCGTCGAGGGCGTGACCAAGATCAGCAAGATGAACTTCGAGTCCAAGGAGCAGGCCCAGGCCGAAAACATCCGCAAGATGATCCTGGCCATGGCCGACGATATCCGGGTCATCCTGGTCAAGCTGGCCGACCGCCTGCACAACATCTCCACCCTCGAATTCCAGAAGGAATACAAACAGCGCGCCATCGCCCAGGAAACTTTGGGCATCTATGCGCCGCTGGCCAACCGTCTGGGTCTGTACCGCATCAAGGTGCAGCTCGAAAACTACGGCCTTCGATACATGAAGCCCGACGTGTACGCCCAGATTTCCGAAGGGATCAATCGCTACCAGGATCAAGGCCAGGCCTATATCGACAAGGTCAGCGCCATGATTCAGGATGTGCTCGCGGAAAATGAGATCAACGGGCGGGTCAAGGGGCGCATCAAGCATACCTATTCCATCTATCACAAGATGAAACAGCGCGGCCTGACCCTGGACCAGATTTTCGACATGATCGCCTTTCGAGTCATCGTGAACAATCTGCGGGAATGCTACACGGTGCTGGGACTCGTGCATTCTCTTTGGAAGCCGGTTCCGGGCAAGTTCAAGGATTACATATCCATGCCCAAGGCCAACATGTACCAGAGTCTACACTCCACGGTCATCGGCCCCGAGGGCGAGCGCATCGAGATCCAGATCCGCACGGAGGAGATGCACCAACTGGCCGAGAACGGCGTGGCCGCGCACTGGTCCTACAAGGAGCATGGCAGCAAGAAGGCCCAGGAAGCCGACCGTTTCAGCTGGCTGCGCCAGATTCTGGACTGGCAGGGGGATCTGAAGGATTCCCGGGATTTCATGTCGACGCTCAGTCTCGACCTGTTCCAGGACGAGGTCTACGTCTTCACGCCGCGCGGGCAGGTCAAGGAGTTGCCCGAAGGTGGGACGCCTGTTGATTTTGCCTATCTGATCCATACCGAGGTCGGGAACCACTGTGCCGGGGCCAAGGTCAACGGACGCATCGTTCCGCTCAACACGCCGCTCAAGAACGGCGACACGGTGGAGATCATCACCGATGCCTCCCGCAACCCCAGCCGCGACTGGCTGCATTTCGTCAAGTCCGGCAAGGCCCGGTCACGCATCAAGCACTGGATCGGCACCGAGGAGCGGACGCGCAGCCTGTCGCTGGCCAAGGAACTCCTGGAAAAGGAAGGCCGGCGCATGGGCATCAACGTGGCCAAGGCCATCAAGAGCGGCGATTTCGATCCTGTGGTCAAGGAGTTCTCTTTCCGCCAGCTCGACGACCTTTTTTCCGCCGTGGGTCATGGCCGCATCACTGCCCGGCAGGTGCTCAGAAAGCTCCTGCCCAAAGAGGAGCAAAAACCCGAGGAACGCAAGCCCAGCGGTCCGGGCGCGCCCCAGACCAAGCCCCAGGATCCTGATTCCATCAGCATTCAGGGCGTGGACGGGGTGCTCATCCGTTATGCCCAGTGCTGCAATCCGTTGCCCGGAGACCCCATCGTGGGCTATATAAGCCGGGGCCTCGGCGTGACGGTCCACACCCAGGATTGTCCGAACGTCGCCAACATGGAGCACGAACGCCTGCTCGACGTGAGCTGGGGCGGTCAGGAGGAAACCAAGCCCCTGCCGGCCAAGATCAAGGTCCTCTGCAAGAACCAGCGCGGCGTTCTGGGCCTGGTCAGCGGGCTTTTGGCCAAGGAGGGGATCAACATCGATTCCGGAAAGTTCACCTCTGCCGTGGACGGGATGTCGGAGCTTGATTTCGTCATCGAGGTCAAGACCACAACCCAGCTTTACGCCATCATCGAAAAATTGCGGAATCTTGAGGCTGTGCAGGAGGTGACGCGGTCTTCGGCGGGATGA
- a CDS encoding FKBP-type peptidyl-prolyl cis-trans isomerase, which yields MTLVAGTKVLVHYTGTLDDGTQFDSSREREPLEITLGQDMVIPGFEKAIVDLEPGQSVTVTIPEEEAYGPHNEEMVIRVPKASFPPEIVPTVGEQLVLRSPDGNELPALIVDVDDDEATLDANHPLAGFALTFEIELVSVG from the coding sequence ATGACACTTGTAGCAGGAACCAAAGTACTGGTTCATTACACGGGCACGCTCGACGACGGCACCCAGTTCGACTCCTCCCGGGAACGTGAACCCCTGGAAATCACTCTTGGCCAGGATATGGTCATCCCCGGCTTTGAAAAAGCCATCGTCGACCTTGAGCCCGGCCAGAGCGTGACCGTGACCATCCCGGAGGAAGAGGCCTACGGCCCGCACAATGAAGAAATGGTCATCCGCGTCCCCAAGGCGTCCTTCCCCCCGGAAATTGTCCCCACCGTCGGCGAACAGCTTGTGCTGCGCTCCCCCGACGGCAACGAACTTCCGGCCCTCATCGTCGATGTCGATGACGACGAGGCGACCCTGGACGCCAACCACCCCCTGGCCGGATTCGCCCTGACCTTTGAGATCGAACTGGTCAGCGTTGGCTGA
- a CDS encoding zinc dependent phospholipase C family protein, with the protein MVLFLAFFLLLLLPGEAFAWGPGVHMAIGNHVLTHLHLLAPAVAAVLTAHPEQFLYGCLSADIFIGKGSTFTPTHSHNWDTGRSLLRQAEDTQAQAYAYGYLSHLAADVIAHNYLVPNMLGFSAGRGKFAHTYVEMLADLQVEWPRKQASRIFCIPHPEADNSLVLTMGQKKLPFSIKKRIFRQSLHLVEEKSYKRSLRMFRGLLPFARKEAFITEAIDYARDMVMNLLQNPQRSPVLECDPIGSMNLGQVRRFQRKQRSYYTARGEGIIFPLDTRLEPCLQDFGGSHDRFS; encoded by the coding sequence ATGGTTTTATTTTTGGCGTTTTTTCTTCTGCTTCTGCTCCCCGGCGAGGCGTTTGCCTGGGGACCGGGGGTGCACATGGCCATCGGCAACCATGTCCTGACCCACCTGCACCTTCTCGCCCCGGCAGTTGCAGCCGTGCTGACGGCGCATCCCGAGCAGTTCCTGTACGGATGCCTGTCGGCCGACATTTTCATCGGCAAGGGCAGCACGTTCACCCCGACCCATTCCCATAACTGGGACACGGGCAGGTCTCTGTTGCGCCAGGCCGAGGACACCCAGGCCCAGGCCTACGCCTACGGATACCTGTCCCACCTGGCTGCCGATGTCATTGCGCACAACTATCTGGTCCCGAACATGCTCGGATTCTCCGCCGGTCGCGGCAAATTCGCCCATACCTACGTGGAAATGCTGGCCGACCTGCAGGTCGAATGGCCCCGCAAACAGGCCTCGCGCATCTTTTGCATCCCGCACCCCGAGGCCGACAATTCCCTGGTCCTGACCATGGGGCAGAAAAAGTTGCCTTTCTCCATCAAAAAACGCATCTTCCGCCAGAGTTTGCACCTGGTGGAAGAGAAATCCTACAAACGCTCCCTGCGCATGTTCCGGGGCCTTCTGCCCTTTGCCCGCAAGGAGGCGTTCATCACCGAAGCCATCGACTACGCCCGGGATATGGTCATGAATCTGCTCCAAAATCCCCAACGCTCGCCGGTGCTGGAGTGCGACCCCATCGGCAGCATGAACCTGGGCCAGGTGCGCAGATTCCAGCGCAAGCAGCGCTCCTATTACACCGCGCGCGGCGAGGGCATCATTTTTCCCCTGGACACCCGTCTTGAACCCTGTCTGCAAGATTTCGGAGGCTCCCATGACCGATTTTCTTAA
- a CDS encoding DEAD/DEAH box helicase yields MSHSDEARIQRIVHNFLSDNIPEHIRDGAQYLIADGGIQKIDIRRDEDSWDVEGQIQGDDFQTYSSELGINLDQGTINSYCNCQDSFSGICRHVAATALGLLSKLDVKSEVETQPIKSEWKQSFRYFFSTALEPEPGHHYFIYRFFAETGRLQIEFFRARQNKSGLSTVQNPVTLEQIIRNPDWCEISPELPKVCEQIGQYLDYYGHRVEIPFGLMTWFFWAIKNEYYQLWEESEQPVRIESTPMRLQLRPKFTDDGLSFDIMLGREGKVPFSILNQNVSFYGHLPLWVCLKHSFYPVQTGLRPSLIQELVISPPVIPHADISEFLDRVWTQIPASDLHGQEEFLERMQPIFVPANYNPKLFLNEEGSLLTLEVQNIYETEHGDISLPGPNQDLQTGSYQFEGKSFLIRRDQEEEEALLTTLMDMNFQPRSSAMWFLEPEEAITFLLDAYPKLVEAYRVYGEKDLARYKVRLTPPSVVATVETQEEDKWFNLEINVEYDDISVPIDKIWKAWTQGKRYVQLKDGSYTSLPEAWLEKLGHKLIALGLDPEKPPKKRFENFEAPVLDKILEDIPETTSDGFWDTLRDKINDFQEIKQVEKPKGVDATLRPYQLQGVSYLNFLREYHFGGILADEMGLGKTIQTLTFLQYMKEQGHKGPNLIIVPTSVLPNWEREAQKFVPDMTRLVIYGARRENLFKKIESSELIITTYALLRRDLDELLKFEFNAVILDEAQNIKNPNTITARSVRKMQARFRLCLSGTPIENTLLELWSLFEFLMPGFLGSQASFQKGFVKPIKDGDDDSLGYLKARVKPFILRRTKNEVAKDLPPKIENIYYSALLDDQRDLYSALAKKLKEQVLQDVDEKGIGQSQISILDALLKLRQICCHPRLLKLDMPGFNANLSSGKFEAFKDLVTTIIDDGHKVLVFSQFVQMLHIIRNWLHMVEIPFCYLDGTSKDRFEQVDKFNNTPEIPIFLISLKAGGTGLNLTSADYVIHYDPWWNPAVEDQATDRTHRIGQTRQVFAYKMICENTVEEKILKLQESKKGIADSIIPGQSAWKSLTRSDLEMLFEI; encoded by the coding sequence ATGTCCCACTCTGACGAAGCACGCATCCAGCGTATCGTGCACAATTTTTTGTCTGACAATATTCCTGAGCACATTCGCGACGGGGCCCAATATCTCATTGCCGACGGCGGCATACAGAAAATCGATATCCGACGGGACGAAGACTCCTGGGATGTGGAAGGGCAGATCCAGGGCGACGATTTCCAGACCTACTCCTCGGAACTGGGCATCAACCTCGACCAGGGCACCATCAATTCCTACTGCAACTGCCAGGATTCATTTTCCGGCATCTGCCGCCATGTCGCGGCCACGGCCCTGGGGCTTCTTTCCAAGCTCGACGTCAAAAGCGAAGTGGAGACGCAGCCCATCAAATCCGAATGGAAGCAAAGCTTCCGCTATTTCTTTTCCACCGCCCTGGAGCCGGAACCGGGCCATCATTATTTCATCTACCGCTTTTTTGCCGAGACCGGGCGGCTGCAGATCGAGTTCTTTCGCGCCCGTCAGAACAAGTCCGGACTGTCCACGGTCCAGAACCCCGTGACCCTGGAACAGATCATCCGCAACCCGGACTGGTGCGAAATATCGCCCGAACTGCCCAAGGTCTGCGAACAGATCGGACAATACCTGGACTATTACGGACACCGGGTGGAAATCCCGTTTGGCCTCATGACCTGGTTCTTTTGGGCCATCAAGAACGAATACTACCAGCTATGGGAAGAATCCGAGCAACCCGTGCGCATCGAGAGCACGCCCATGCGCCTGCAGCTGCGGCCCAAGTTCACGGACGATGGATTATCCTTCGACATCATGCTCGGCCGCGAGGGCAAGGTGCCCTTCTCCATCCTGAACCAGAACGTGTCCTTTTACGGCCACCTGCCCCTGTGGGTCTGTCTCAAGCACAGCTTCTACCCGGTGCAGACCGGGCTGCGCCCGAGCCTGATCCAGGAGCTCGTGATCTCTCCCCCGGTCATCCCGCATGCGGACATCTCCGAATTCCTGGACCGCGTCTGGACCCAGATTCCGGCTTCGGACCTGCACGGCCAGGAGGAATTCCTGGAACGCATGCAGCCCATTTTCGTGCCCGCGAACTACAATCCCAAGCTCTTCCTGAACGAGGAAGGCAGCCTGCTGACGCTCGAAGTCCAGAATATCTATGAGACCGAACACGGCGACATCTCCCTGCCCGGCCCCAACCAGGACCTGCAGACCGGCAGCTACCAGTTCGAGGGCAAATCCTTCCTCATCCGCCGCGACCAGGAGGAAGAGGAAGCGCTCTTGACCACCCTCATGGACATGAACTTCCAGCCCAGAAGCAGCGCCATGTGGTTCCTGGAACCCGAGGAAGCCATCACCTTCCTGCTCGATGCCTATCCCAAGCTGGTCGAGGCCTACCGTGTCTACGGCGAAAAGGATCTGGCCCGCTACAAGGTTCGCCTGACCCCGCCGAGCGTGGTGGCCACGGTGGAGACGCAGGAAGAGGACAAGTGGTTCAACCTGGAAATCAACGTCGAGTACGACGATATCTCCGTACCCATCGACAAGATCTGGAAGGCCTGGACCCAGGGCAAGCGCTATGTGCAATTGAAGGACGGCTCCTACACCAGCCTGCCCGAAGCGTGGCTCGAAAAGCTCGGACACAAGCTCATCGCCCTTGGCCTTGATCCGGAAAAGCCGCCCAAGAAGCGTTTCGAGAATTTCGAGGCTCCGGTCCTGGACAAGATCCTCGAAGACATCCCCGAGACCACTTCCGATGGATTCTGGGACACGCTGCGCGACAAGATCAACGATTTTCAGGAAATCAAGCAGGTTGAAAAGCCAAAGGGCGTGGACGCAACCCTGCGTCCCTACCAGCTGCAGGGCGTCAGTTACCTCAATTTCCTGCGCGAATACCACTTCGGCGGCATCCTGGCCGACGAGATGGGCCTGGGCAAGACCATCCAGACCCTGACCTTTCTGCAATACATGAAGGAGCAGGGTCACAAGGGCCCGAACCTCATCATCGTGCCCACCTCGGTATTGCCCAACTGGGAGCGCGAGGCGCAGAAATTCGTGCCGGACATGACCCGCCTGGTCATCTATGGCGCGCGGCGAGAAAACCTTTTCAAAAAGATCGAATCCTCGGAACTGATCATCACCACCTATGCGCTCCTGCGCCGGGATCTGGACGAGCTTCTCAAATTCGAATTCAACGCCGTCATTCTGGACGAAGCCCAGAACATCAAGAACCCGAACACCATCACCGCCCGAAGCGTTCGCAAGATGCAGGCCCGCTTCCGACTCTGCCTGTCGGGCACGCCCATCGAGAATACGCTCCTTGAGCTGTGGTCCCTGTTCGAGTTCCTCATGCCCGGGTTCCTCGGCTCCCAGGCGTCCTTCCAGAAGGGCTTCGTCAAGCCCATCAAAGACGGCGACGACGACAGCCTCGGGTACCTCAAAGCCCGGGTCAAACCCTTCATCCTGCGCCGCACCAAGAACGAGGTCGCCAAGGATCTGCCGCCCAAGATCGAGAACATCTACTACTCCGCCCTGCTGGACGATCAGCGCGATCTCTACTCCGCCCTGGCCAAGAAACTCAAAGAGCAGGTATTGCAGGACGTGGACGAGAAGGGCATCGGCCAGAGCCAGATCTCCATCCTGGACGCGCTTTTGAAGCTGCGCCAGATCTGCTGCCATCCAAGGCTGCTCAAGCTCGACATGCCAGGCTTCAACGCCAACCTGTCCTCGGGCAAGTTCGAAGCCTTCAAGGATCTGGTCACCACCATCATCGACGACGGGCACAAGGTGCTGGTCTTCTCGCAGTTCGTGCAGATGCTCCATATCATCCGCAACTGGCTGCACATGGTCGAGATCCCCTTCTGCTACCTGGACGGTACATCGAAGGACCGCTTCGAACAGGTCGACAAGTTCAACAACACGCCCGAGATCCCCATCTTCCTGATCTCGCTCAAGGCGGGCGGCACGGGCCTGAACCTGACTTCGGCCGACTACGTCATCCATTACGATCCGTGGTGGAACCCGGCCGTGGAAGACCAGGCCACCGACCGTACGCACCGCATCGGCCAGACCCGCCAGGTCTTCGCCTACAAGATGATCTGCGAAAACACGGTCGAGGAAAAAATCCTCAAGCTCCAGGAATCGAAAAAAGGCATCGCCGACTCCATCATCCCCGGTCAGTCGGCCTGGAAGAGCCTGACCCGCTCCGATCTGGAAATGCTCTTCGAAATCTAG
- a CDS encoding peptide chain release factor 3 yields MSALAREIRQNVEKRRTFGIISHPDAGKTTLTEKLLLFGGAITMAGTVKSRKATRHATSDWMKMEQERGISVTTSVMKFEYSGYDVNLLDTPGHEDFSEDTYRVLTAVDSALLVIDSAKGVEAQTKKLMDVCRMRNTPIMTFINKLDRDGLDPLDLLADIEDHLGIECAPLSWPIGMGKGFKGTYSIYKKKIHLFSATHGGRIQQGVVIDDVNDPKLDEMLGLAAQDLRRDLELLEGAGTPFSVERYLAGTQTPVFFGSAINNFGVQEMLDTFVELAPCPRPRATLTREVSPFEEEFSGVVFKIQANMDKAHRDRIAFMRICSGKYEKGMKIRHHRIGKDVQISNATIFMAQDRTGVEEAFAGDIIGLHNHGTIKIGDTFSLKEELKFTGIPSFAPEHFRKVILKSPLKTKQLQKGLQQLAEEGAVQVFRPMLGNEYILGAVGVLQFDVIISRLKDEYAVDAIYTPVNLSAARWVQSDDKALFERFQKELYSSLATDSEGNLALLADSSWRLEYIMEQWPDITFHTTREKN; encoded by the coding sequence ATGAGCGCACTGGCAAGAGAAATACGACAGAATGTGGAAAAACGCCGCACGTTCGGCATCATCAGTCATCCCGACGCGGGCAAGACGACCCTGACCGAAAAACTGCTTCTTTTCGGCGGAGCCATCACCATGGCCGGCACGGTCAAATCGCGCAAGGCCACGCGCCACGCGACCTCGGACTGGATGAAAATGGAGCAGGAGCGCGGCATCTCCGTGACCACCTCGGTCATGAAGTTCGAATACAGCGGCTACGACGTGAACCTCTTGGACACGCCCGGCCATGAAGACTTTTCCGAAGACACCTACCGGGTTCTGACCGCCGTGGACTCCGCCCTCCTGGTCATCGACAGCGCCAAAGGCGTCGAGGCCCAGACCAAGAAGCTCATGGACGTCTGCCGCATGCGCAACACGCCCATCATGACCTTCATCAACAAGCTCGACCGCGACGGCCTGGACCCGCTCGACCTGCTGGCCGACATCGAGGACCATCTGGGTATCGAATGCGCCCCCTTGAGCTGGCCCATCGGCATGGGCAAAGGCTTCAAGGGCACATATTCCATCTACAAGAAAAAGATCCATCTTTTTTCCGCCACCCACGGCGGGCGCATCCAGCAGGGCGTGGTCATCGACGACGTGAACGACCCCAAGCTCGATGAGATGCTTGGCCTCGCAGCGCAGGATCTGCGCCGCGACCTGGAACTGCTCGAAGGCGCGGGCACCCCCTTTTCCGTGGAGCGCTATCTGGCCGGAACCCAGACCCCGGTCTTCTTCGGCAGCGCCATCAACAACTTCGGCGTGCAGGAAATGCTGGACACCTTCGTGGAGCTGGCCCCCTGCCCGCGCCCGCGGGCGACCCTGACCCGCGAGGTTTCGCCTTTCGAGGAAGAATTCTCGGGCGTGGTCTTCAAGATCCAGGCGAACATGGACAAGGCGCACCGCGACCGCATCGCCTTCATGCGCATCTGCTCGGGGAAATACGAAAAAGGCATGAAGATCCGCCACCACCGCATCGGCAAGGACGTGCAGATCTCAAACGCCACCATCTTCATGGCCCAGGACCGCACGGGCGTGGAAGAAGCCTTCGCCGGCGACATCATCGGCCTGCACAACCACGGAACCATCAAGATCGGCGACACTTTCAGCCTGAAGGAAGAGCTCAAGTTCACGGGCATCCCGAGCTTCGCGCCCGAACATTTCCGCAAGGTCATCTTAAAGAGCCCGCTCAAGACCAAGCAGCTGCAAAAGGGCCTCCAGCAGCTCGCCGAAGAAGGCGCGGTGCAGGTGTTTCGCCCCATGCTCGGCAATGAATATATCCTGGGCGCGGTAGGCGTGTTGCAGTTTGACGTGATCATTTCACGCCTTAAAGATGAATATGCCGTGGACGCCATCTACACGCCGGTCAACCTGTCGGCGGCGAGATGGGTGCAATCGGACGACAAGGCTCTGTTCGAACGTTTCCAGAAAGAGCTCTATTCGTCCCTGGCCACGGACTCCGAAGGCAACCTGGCCCTGCTGGCCGACAGCTCCTGGAGACTTGAGTACATCATGGAGCAGTGGCCGGACATAACGTTCCATACCACACGGGAAAAAAACTAG